The Candidatus Eremiobacterota bacterium genomic sequence CGACCACGAGGTCGTAGTTGCGCGGGTCACCCCAGGTCACGCGGTAGCCTTCCCGCGCGTACGCGCGGCGCGCCTCGTCGATGCGCGCGACCTCCGCGCGCGCGGCGGCGAGGTCGACGCCGAGCGATTCGGCGACGTGCTCGGCGCGCCACGCCGGCGGCGCGTGCACGAAAACGCGCACCACGTCGGAGCGCTCGCGCAGGATCGCGCCGGCCATTCGCCCGACGATGACCGCGTTGCCACTCGCGGCTTCCTCGCGCACCGCTTCCTCGATCGCGCGCCGCGTCTCGGCGGGAACGTCGTCTTCGGCCGGCGGCTGCGCCGCCTCCGGGACGCCGCCGCTGAGCCCTTGCAGCACCCGCTCGCCGAATCCGCGCGGCCGTTCGGTCGCGGTCTGCACGACGTCGGCCGAGGTCCCGAGCCGCCACGCCGCGACGACCGGCAACTGCTCGTCGACCAGCCGGTAGCCGAGCTTTTCCGCCACCAGCCGCGACACCGCCAGCGCCGAAGCGCCGTACATCCGCGAGATCGTGACGATCATCGGCTCGGCTCTTCGCTGCCCGTCAGATTTCGACCGTTACGCCGAGCTCGACGCGGCGTTCCGCTTTGATGCGCAAGTCGTCGGGGAGCGGGCGCGCGTTGCGCTGCAGCGCGGTGTAGAGCTCACGGCGCCAGCCCGGCATGCCGTGCCCCAGCGCCGCCTCGATCTTTGGGTCGGCGTAGAAGAACGAGGTGTCGTCGCGGTCGAGATCGAGCCCGAACGCGTCGCACGAGCGCAGGATCGGGTCGATTCGCGGCGCCTCCATGTAGCCGAAGCGCGCGATGACGCGGATCAGGCGCAGCGAGAACCGCTCGACGGTGACGCGTTCGGCGTCGTCGACGTACGGCGTGCCGGCGCGCGCGATGTTCAGCACGACCATGCGCTCTTCGCGCGCGCGGTCGCGGATCCAGCGGTGGCGCGCGAGGAACGGAACGCCGCGCGGGTCGGGCGTCAGAAACACCATCGTGCCCTCTTCGGCCATCCCGGCCGGCAGCTTGTCGAGCACCTCTTCGATCGGAACCTGCTGCTCGGCGAGCGCCTTCGCGAGACACCGGCGGCCTTCGAGCCAGGTCAGGCTGATCAAAGTGAGCACAGCGCTGATCGAGATCGGGATCCAGCCGCCGTCGAGGAACTTCGGCAGCGAGGCGAGGACGAGGCTGCCGTCGACGCACACGAAGCCGGCGACGAGCAAGACCGAGAGGACGCGGTTCCAGCGCAGCGTGCGCGAGATCACGACGTAGAACGCGAGCGAGGTGCACAGCATCGTAAACCCGACCGCGAGGCCGTACGCCGAGGCGAGCCGGTCGCTCGAGCGGAACGAGACGACGAGCAACGCGCACCCGATCGCGAGCCAGCGGTTCACTGACGGCACGAAGACTTGGCCTTTGTAGAGGTGCGAGGTGTGCTGCACCAGGACTCGCGGTGCGAGGTTCAGCGCGATCGCCTGCTCGACGAGGGTGAACGTCCCCGAGATCAGCGCCTGCGAGGCGATCACCGTTGCGAGCGTCGCGAGCACCACCATCGGGATCAGCGTCCAGCCCGGCGCCAGCGCGTAGAACGGGCTGTCGAGCGCGCGCGGATCGCCGATCAGCCGCGCACCCTGGCCGAAGTAGTTGAGCACGAGCGCCGGAAAGACGAGCGCGTACCACGCGCTCACGATCGGCTTGCGGCCGAAGTGCGAGAGGTCGGCGTACAGCGCCTCCACGCCGGTCACCGCCAGGATCACCCCGCCGAGGATGGTGAAACCGGCCAAGCCGCCGCGCGTCATGAAGCGCAGCGCGTGGCGCGGATCGAGGCCGTAGAGCACCTCGGGATGGCGCACCAGCGCGAGCGCGCCGAGCACGCCGATCACGATGAACCACAGGATCATCACCGGGCCGAAGAGCCGCCCGACCTTCTCCGTCCCGCGGCTCTGCAACGCGAAGAGCACGATGATCACCGCGAGGGAGATCGGCACGATGTACGGCTGAAACGCGTTCGAGACGACGCCGATCCCTTCGACCGCCGAGATGATCGAGATCGCGGGCGTTATCACGCCGTCGCCGAAGAGCATCGACGCGCCGATCACCACGATCAGCGTCAAGCCGACGGGCCGGATCATCTTCGCGAACTGAGGCGGCGGCGAGGCGAGCGCGAGGAGCGCAAGGATCCCGCCCTCGCCGTCGTGGTCGACGCGCAGGATGAACGTGACGTACTTGACGCACACCACGATGACCAGCGCCCAGAACAGCAGCGAGCAGATGCCGAGCACGTCGGCCAGCTCGCCCTTCGACCCCGCGAGCCCGAGGCAGACCTTCAGCGTGTAGAGCGGGCTCGTCCCGATGTCGCCGAAGACGACTCCGATCGCGGCGACGATCAGGAGCAAAGGGGTCTTGGCGCGACGCTGCGTCACGCGCCTCTTGTGCCCCGTCGCGCCGGGAATCTCCCTCGGCCGGGATGCGAGCCCCGTTATACCGCCTCCGCCGGCGGGGCGACGATACCCAGCGCGACGGCGCGGGCGACGGCCCTGGCGCGCGAGTTCACGCCCAGCTTGCCGGTGATGCGGGCGACGTGCGTCTCGACGGTGCGCGCCGAGACGATCAGCCGTTGCGCGATCTCGCGGTTGGTCAAACCGGCCGCGAGCAGCTCCAGGATCTCGTGCTCGCGCGCGGTGAGCGGCTCGAGCGGCTCGTCGCGTTTCGCCGCGGCGCTCGCCGTGCGCCCGCGCAGGTGTGGCGCCGCGAGCCGCGCGACGAGCTGCGTCTCGTAACGCGGCCCGCCGTGCGCCGCGCGCGCGAGCAGCTCGTCGTACGTTTCGGGCCGCTGTGCGCCGCGCGCGATCAAGCGCAGCGCGACGCCGAGCGGCGCCAGCGCCTCCGGCTCGGCTCGGCGCGCGATCAAGCCGTCGAACGGCGCGCTGCGGAGCGGCGTCTCGACGTTGCGCCCGGCGAGCGCGTCGAGGAAATCCAGCGTTTGCGCCGCCGACCACAGCGAGACCGCGTCGGCGCCGTCGACCGGCGTCGCTTGCGCGAGCGCGGTGCGCGCGTGCTCGCGGCGCGCGTCCGCGTCGTTCGCGCCGGCGAGCGCGGCGAACGCGGCCGCGTCGGCACGCGCCAGCGGATCGTCGCCGCCGCTCGCGGCGAGCGCGGCGAGCAGATCGCCGTCGAGCGCGTCCGCGCGCGCGAGAATGCGCATCGCGAGCGTGCGGGTGCGCTCCGCATCGCGCGCGTACCACGCGGCGTCGGCGGAGCGCAGCGCGGCACGCGCCTCGCGCCGCGCCAGCACGGTCTCGCCGACGTGCAGCGCCGCTTCGCCGAGCGTCGCGTGCAGTGCGGCGGCTTGCGCGCGCAGCGCAAACGGCCGCGCGATCCGTTCGCCTTCGCGCGCCAGCTCGTACGCGACCCTCGTCTCGCCGCGCAACAGCGCGAAGCGCGCCGCCCACACGAGCGCGCCGGCGTAGCGCACCAGATCGTCGCCCGCCGCCCACGTCTCGATCAAGCTGTTCGCGACGTGCTCGGCCTCCTCGAAGTCGCCGAGCGCGAGGTGCGCGTAGGCGGCCAGCGGCGCGACGTCGGCGAGCACGGTCGGATCGCCCGCATCGGCGAACCCGTCGAGTCGCGCGAGCGCGTGCTCGAAGCGGCCCGCCAGTGCGTCGGCCCACCCGGCGCGCACCAGCGCCTTGCCTTGCGCC encodes the following:
- a CDS encoding cytidylate kinase-like family protein, with the translated sequence MIVTISRMYGASALAVSRLVAEKLGYRLVDEQLPVVAAWRLGTSADVVQTATERPRGFGERVLQGLSGGVPEAAQPPAEDDVPAETRRAIEEAVREEAASGNAVIVGRMAGAILRERSDVVRVFVHAPPAWRAEHVAESLGVDLAAARAEVARIDEARRAYAREGYRVTWGDPRNYDLVVDTSRFGVEGSAEIVVTAVRAAGG
- a CDS encoding KUP/HAK/KT family potassium transporter translates to MTQRRAKTPLLLIVAAIGVVFGDIGTSPLYTLKVCLGLAGSKGELADVLGICSLLFWALVIVVCVKYVTFILRVDHDGEGGILALLALASPPPQFAKMIRPVGLTLIVVIGASMLFGDGVITPAISIISAVEGIGVVSNAFQPYIVPISLAVIIVLFALQSRGTEKVGRLFGPVMILWFIVIGVLGALALVRHPEVLYGLDPRHALRFMTRGGLAGFTILGGVILAVTGVEALYADLSHFGRKPIVSAWYALVFPALVLNYFGQGARLIGDPRALDSPFYALAPGWTLIPMVVLATLATVIASQALISGTFTLVEQAIALNLAPRVLVQHTSHLYKGQVFVPSVNRWLAIGCALLVVSFRSSDRLASAYGLAVGFTMLCTSLAFYVVISRTLRWNRVLSVLLVAGFVCVDGSLVLASLPKFLDGGWIPISISAVLTLISLTWLEGRRCLAKALAEQQVPIEEVLDKLPAGMAEEGTMVFLTPDPRGVPFLARHRWIRDRAREERMVVLNIARAGTPYVDDAERVTVERFSLRLIRVIARFGYMEAPRIDPILRSCDAFGLDLDRDDTSFFYADPKIEAALGHGMPGWRRELYTALQRNARPLPDDLRIKAERRVELGVTVEI